From Synoicihabitans lomoniglobus, the proteins below share one genomic window:
- the rbfA gene encoding 30S ribosome-binding factor RbfA yields the protein MSNRTIRIAELVQRELGTYLHTKYKQEAVAITVAGVEVAPDLKTGKVFFSIFGDDETVAERFRWLLRKRGELRRELAKHIKIKHSPDWVFQMDEAINRGNRVLDLLDDIDRADRDREKETNE from the coding sequence ATGTCCAATCGCACCATCCGCATTGCCGAGCTCGTTCAACGGGAACTGGGCACCTACCTGCACACGAAATACAAGCAGGAGGCGGTGGCCATCACCGTGGCCGGCGTGGAAGTCGCGCCCGACCTGAAAACCGGCAAGGTGTTCTTCTCGATTTTCGGCGACGACGAGACGGTGGCGGAGCGGTTCCGCTGGTTGTTGCGCAAACGCGGCGAACTGCGGCGCGAGCTGGCCAAGCACATTAAGATCAAACACTCGCCGGACTGGGTATTCCAAATGGACGAGGCCATCAATCGGGGCAATCGCGTGCTCGATTTGTTGGATGACATTGATCGGGCGGATCGGGATCGGGAGAAGGAGACCAACGAGTGA
- the infB gene encoding translation initiation factor IF-2, which yields MSIRIHELAKKIDMDNKSLLALLKERNFDVKTASSTIDNISAEALVEEFAKPAETEAPVEAETPKAAPAPEVVEDKPAQTSQVRLPAGVFVKSPADIAREKEEAAKALEAEKAAARAPAPVPPPPSAPVPPRPAAPAPTAPKPVSIPPPPPRAPAPPPPVSRPAPAAVPPSPPRAASAPSAPALPTKGPAPTPVASSAEKPAAAPAPAADGEIATIQVKPPIIVREFAQLLGLKPFKLISELMEQGVFASMNQTIDEAVAIDLAAKHDIVLEVKHRGEGQTPGQQQPTKKDIAKQKEKAAEEDEANLEPRPPVVCILGHVDHGKTSLLDTIRKANVVSGEAGGITQHIGAYQVSNDNGKISFLDTPGHAAFNKMRARGAQVTDIAILVIAADDGFKPQTDEALKYIKDAGVALIVAINKMDAKGANIDQVKTQMQQRDIASEDWGGETITVPVSALKGDGIDTLLEMIQLQAEVLELRANPQAKASGVIIESQLEVGRGPLATVIVQRGTLRVGDAIVCGKEWAKVRAMFDDQGKNVKEAPPSTPVRVIGWSGTPESGSTFTTVKNARAAEDMAEEEADKQKGQVTSKAAEPKEVSVEALFANIAATQAKTLKLVIKSDVYGSAEAVRGMLEAIQSEKVSVEIVANEVGLVTKNDVQRASAAGATILAFNTKLENGVTPQAKHHGVRIESFKIIYELVDATRDMMADMLDPDLKEVKLGAVEVREVFPLAKGFVAGCLVTEGKIIRNAMARLRRGKETVHEGKVQTLKRFKDDANEIRAGLECGIKLDDFNGYEKGDVIETFEVQKVRASL from the coding sequence ATGAGTATCCGCATTCACGAACTCGCCAAAAAGATCGACATGGACAACAAGTCGCTGCTGGCGCTCCTCAAGGAGCGCAACTTCGACGTGAAGACCGCGTCCAGCACGATCGACAACATCTCGGCCGAGGCCTTGGTGGAGGAGTTCGCTAAGCCCGCCGAGACGGAAGCCCCCGTCGAAGCCGAGACCCCGAAAGCCGCTCCTGCGCCCGAGGTCGTCGAAGACAAACCGGCGCAAACCTCGCAGGTGCGCCTGCCCGCAGGCGTGTTTGTGAAGTCTCCCGCGGATATCGCTCGGGAAAAAGAGGAAGCCGCCAAAGCATTGGAGGCCGAAAAGGCGGCCGCACGTGCTCCGGCTCCGGTGCCGCCCCCCCCGTCCGCGCCGGTGCCCCCCCGTCCGGCTGCGCCCGCTCCGACCGCGCCGAAACCTGTTTCGATCCCGCCGCCGCCTCCCCGAGCTCCGGCTCCGCCCCCTCCCGTTTCCCGCCCGGCGCCAGCCGCAGTGCCGCCCAGCCCGCCTCGTGCGGCGTCGGCCCCCAGTGCCCCAGCCCTGCCGACCAAAGGCCCGGCGCCCACTCCGGTCGCTTCCTCCGCCGAAAAACCGGCGGCGGCGCCCGCGCCGGCCGCCGATGGTGAAATCGCCACGATTCAGGTCAAACCGCCGATCATCGTCCGCGAGTTCGCCCAACTACTCGGTCTCAAGCCGTTCAAATTGATCTCCGAACTCATGGAGCAGGGCGTTTTCGCCTCCATGAACCAGACGATCGATGAAGCGGTCGCCATCGATCTGGCGGCGAAGCACGACATCGTGCTGGAAGTCAAACACCGCGGGGAAGGTCAGACTCCGGGACAGCAGCAGCCGACCAAAAAGGACATCGCCAAGCAGAAGGAAAAGGCCGCCGAAGAGGACGAAGCCAACCTCGAGCCGCGTCCCCCGGTGGTCTGTATCCTGGGCCACGTCGACCACGGTAAGACCTCGCTGCTCGATACCATTCGCAAAGCCAACGTCGTTTCAGGCGAGGCGGGTGGCATCACCCAGCACATCGGTGCGTATCAAGTTTCCAACGACAACGGCAAGATCTCGTTCCTCGATACCCCCGGCCACGCGGCGTTCAACAAGATGCGCGCTCGCGGCGCGCAGGTGACCGACATCGCGATCCTCGTGATCGCGGCCGATGACGGTTTCAAGCCGCAGACGGACGAAGCCCTGAAATACATCAAGGATGCCGGGGTCGCTCTCATTGTCGCCATCAACAAGATGGACGCCAAGGGCGCCAACATCGACCAGGTTAAAACCCAGATGCAGCAGCGCGACATCGCGTCGGAGGACTGGGGAGGTGAAACAATCACCGTGCCGGTTTCCGCCCTTAAGGGTGATGGCATCGACACATTGTTGGAAATGATCCAACTCCAAGCGGAAGTTCTCGAACTGCGGGCCAATCCGCAGGCCAAGGCATCGGGCGTGATCATCGAATCGCAACTCGAAGTCGGTCGCGGTCCGCTGGCGACCGTCATCGTGCAACGAGGCACGCTGCGCGTCGGCGACGCCATCGTGTGCGGCAAGGAGTGGGCCAAGGTCCGCGCCATGTTCGACGACCAAGGCAAGAATGTGAAGGAGGCGCCGCCTTCCACGCCGGTCCGCGTGATCGGTTGGTCCGGCACGCCCGAGAGTGGCTCGACCTTTACCACGGTGAAGAACGCTCGTGCCGCGGAAGACATGGCCGAGGAAGAGGCGGACAAACAAAAAGGCCAGGTCACCTCCAAGGCCGCCGAGCCGAAGGAAGTTTCCGTGGAAGCGTTGTTTGCCAACATCGCCGCGACTCAGGCCAAGACGCTCAAGCTCGTGATCAAGAGCGATGTGTATGGTTCCGCGGAAGCGGTCCGTGGCATGCTCGAAGCCATCCAGAGCGAAAAGGTTTCGGTCGAAATCGTGGCCAACGAAGTCGGCCTCGTCACCAAGAACGACGTGCAGCGCGCCAGCGCCGCCGGTGCCACCATCCTCGCGTTCAACACCAAGTTGGAAAATGGCGTGACCCCGCAGGCGAAGCATCACGGCGTCCGCATCGAGAGCTTCAAGATCATCTATGAACTGGTCGACGCGACCCGTGACATGATGGCCGACATGCTCGATCCCGACCTCAAGGAGGTTAAACTCGGCGCGGTGGAAGTGCGGGAAGTCTTCCCGCTCGCGAAGGGTTTTGTGGCGGGCTGTCTCGTCACCGAGGGCAAGATTATCCGCAACGCCATGGCGCGTCTCCGTCGCGGCAAAGAGACCGTGCACGAAGGCAAGGTTCAGACGCTCAAGCGTTTCAAGGACGACGCCAACGAGATCCGTGCGGGTCTGGAGTGCGGTATCAAACTCGACGACTTTAATGGCTACGAAAAGGGCGACGTCATCGAAACCTTCGAGGTCCAGAAAGTTCGCGCTTCATTGTAG